Within the Marixanthomonas sp. SCSIO 43207 genome, the region CTATTTCACAAGAAAATAAATCAATCCCCGATACTATTAAAGAAGAGGCATTAACAGCGCTTTCGTATTATCCTGAATTGAAGAATACTGCAATTAGGTTTAAGTTTAAAGACCGAATTAAAAAATCAACTATGCAGGCGCAACCTACTTGGGGAAGTTTTTTCAAATCAAGAGAAAACCGAGAGTATATTATACTAATTAGCAGAGAAATTCAAATTGAAAATGAGTCTTTCACCATTAGTGATATTCCTTCAGATGTTATAATTGGTTGGTTAGGGCATGAGTTGGGTCACGTAATGGATTATCGTGATCGCAATAATGTAGGTATGCTTATTTTTGGGTTTAAATATTTATTTTCAAAAAGACATATAAAAGAAGTAGAACGCACAGCAGATACAATTGCAATTGCCCATGGAATGGGTGATTATATTTTACGCACCAAAAACTACATACTGGACCAAGCTAATATATCTGAACGGTACAAAAAACGGATTCGTTCATTTTATATGTCGCCTGAAGAAGTAATGGAGCTGATTAATGAGGAAAAAATTGAAGAAAAAATTCTTACTGCTGAATAGATTTAACAAAATCCTGCCAATCGCTAAACTTTTCTTCATCCATCACTTTTTCCATTTTTACTTGACCACCTTTCTTTTTGTTTTTTGCATTCCATTCATGAAAAACATTCGGGTCAATCCGTGTTACTTTTACACCTTTTAATGCTTTCCCTCTTGCAACTTTATAGTTTTTATTGGCTTCTTGCAATGCTTCATCAAGTGCTAGTGCTAAGGTATCTTCATCAACGTTTGATGTAGTTCCTAAATACCAATGATGATAAAATTCATTATCAATTTTTACAGCAGCAATGGTGAATTCTGGTAATTCAATGTCAAATTTTTCTTCTAGTGTGCGAAGAGCTGCTTCCATCTTATTTACTGAAAGCTGTGAGCCAACTACATTTAAAAAGAACTTTGTTCTTCCGGTGATTATTATTTCTGCTTTTTCAACATCGGTAAAAGCGATAGTGTCGCCAATTAAATAGCGCCAAGCGCCTGAAACAGAACTCATAATCAACACATAATCGGTATCTTTTTTTACTTCAGAAATAGGTATAACAGGGGCATCTTGTGTTATTGAACCATCTTTGTTTACGTATTCAGGTTCGAAAGGAACAAATTCAAAATAAATACCATTATCTGTTACCAATTTCATAGCAGTAGTTTCGGGTCTTTGTTGGTAAGCAATAAATCCTTCTGAAGCTAAATACGTATCAATAACAGTGATAGGGTGAGACAATAACTTATTAAAGCTTTTTTCATAGGGCTGAAAAGCTACACCTCCACTTGTATACACTTGTAAATTTGGCCAAATATCGTGAATGGTATTTAAATCATTGTGTTCTATAACTTTTTTCATCATTAATTCCATCCAAGAAGGTATACCGCTCAAAGCGCCTATATCCCATTCATTAGCGCGTTCTGCTATAGTTTGTACGCGTTCATCCCAGTCGGCTATTTTTGCAATCTCTTCACCCGGTTTATAGTATCCTCTAAACCAAAAAGGAATATTACTAGCACTAATACCGCTTATTTCTCCTTCTTTAAATTCATCCCGTTTTTCCAAATCGGTTGAACTTCCAAGCATCATTATTTCCCTTTCAAAAAAATCTGAAGGCAAATCAAAATTTGCCAAAGCACCTACTTGTTTAATTCCGGTATTGCGTATGGCTTCAATCATTGCTTTGGTAACCGGAATGCGTTTACTAGTCTTACCGGTTGTACCGCTACTTAAAGCAAAATATTGTGGTTTTCCAGGCCAAGTAATATCTTCAAAACCATCATGAACACGATGCCACCAATTTTGGGTCATGGAGTTATAATCATGATATGGAACAGTTTCTGAAAAGTTTTTTTCTATATTTTCTGAATTTAATATTTGTTTAAACCCATAGTACTTTCCAAAAGCAGTGTTTTGTGCTTTTTCGAGTAAGTTTTTTAATACTTTATGTTGTGCTTCTACCGGTGAATCTTCACTCACCAAATTGTCACGTAAATCAATTGCACCTTTAATAATTGAGCCTAAGACAGCCATGTTTTTTCAGTTTTTTTTTGAATTTAAAGTAAAATAAATTAACTCCCAATATTTTTAAATCAAGTTTAACGATTGTACAATTTGTATCTTTGCCATCTATGTCACACCATCCAGATTCAGTTCGAATAAACAAAGCAATAAGCGACAGTGGTTACTGTTCTAGACGAAAAGCCGATACGCTCATTGAAGAAGGAAAAGTCACCATTAATGACACCGTAGCTACTTTGGGAGACCGCGTAATGCCTGAAGATATTGTAAAAGTAAACGGAAAACTAATTACCGAAAATGAAAATCTAGTCTATATTGCTCTTAATAAACCTATAGGTATTACTTGTACAACAGATAAGCGCGTTGAAGGCAATGTAGTTGATTTTATAAACCATAAAGAACGTATTTTTCACGTAGGAAGACTTGACAAACCAAGTGAGGGATTGCTTTTAATGACCAATGACGGTGATATTGTAAATAAAATTTTGCGCGCCGGAAATAAACATGAAAAAGAATATATTGTAACGGTTGATAGACCTGTAACCAATGATTTTATAAAACGAATGGGAAATGGAATTCCTATTTTAGATACAGTTACCAAAAAATGTGAGGTTGAAAAAATAAGTCGTTTTGTTTTCAGGATTGTGCTTATTCAAGGATTAAATAGACAAATAAGACGCATGTGTGAATTTTTGGGCTATGAAGTAACAGCGCTCAAAAGAATAAGAATAATGAATATTGAATTGGGTGACTTACCCACAGGACAATGGCGAGATCTTACCAAAAAAGAATTAAAAGAATTGAAAGACTCTGTTGAAGAGTCTAAAAATGTACCTCAAGCCAATAGACAACATACTAGTGGAAAAAGGAGGAAACGATAACAAATAAAAAACCACGCGCCGATTGAGTAGCGCGTGGTCATTTCAACTAACTAACCAAATTAAATTTCAATTATGAAATCTCAACCATTCTCTTTAATGCTTTTTCTTCTTCTTTTTTAGGTAATGTTATTTCTAGCACACCTTCTTTATACGTTGCATTTACTTCATCAACATTTACATTTTCCGGTAATGTGAA harbors:
- the rluF gene encoding 23S rRNA pseudouridine(2604) synthase RluF, which gives rise to MSHHPDSVRINKAISDSGYCSRRKADTLIEEGKVTINDTVATLGDRVMPEDIVKVNGKLITENENLVYIALNKPIGITCTTDKRVEGNVVDFINHKERIFHVGRLDKPSEGLLLMTNDGDIVNKILRAGNKHEKEYIVTVDRPVTNDFIKRMGNGIPILDTVTKKCEVEKISRFVFRIVLIQGLNRQIRRMCEFLGYEVTALKRIRIMNIELGDLPTGQWRDLTKKELKELKDSVEESKNVPQANRQHTSGKRRKR
- a CDS encoding GH3 auxin-responsive promoter family protein is translated as MAVLGSIIKGAIDLRDNLVSEDSPVEAQHKVLKNLLEKAQNTAFGKYYGFKQILNSENIEKNFSETVPYHDYNSMTQNWWHRVHDGFEDITWPGKPQYFALSSGTTGKTSKRIPVTKAMIEAIRNTGIKQVGALANFDLPSDFFEREIMMLGSSTDLEKRDEFKEGEISGISASNIPFWFRGYYKPGEEIAKIADWDERVQTIAERANEWDIGALSGIPSWMELMMKKVIEHNDLNTIHDIWPNLQVYTSGGVAFQPYEKSFNKLLSHPITVIDTYLASEGFIAYQQRPETTAMKLVTDNGIYFEFVPFEPEYVNKDGSITQDAPVIPISEVKKDTDYVLIMSSVSGAWRYLIGDTIAFTDVEKAEIIITGRTKFFLNVVGSQLSVNKMEAALRTLEEKFDIELPEFTIAAVKIDNEFYHHWYLGTTSNVDEDTLALALDEALQEANKNYKVARGKALKGVKVTRIDPNVFHEWNAKNKKKGGQVKMEKVMDEEKFSDWQDFVKSIQQ